In the Arachis hypogaea cultivar Tifrunner chromosome 20, arahy.Tifrunner.gnm2.J5K5, whole genome shotgun sequence genome, AGCGATCTaaagaattatatattttataaaattctaaatacTAACGaaccaattatttaaaaaaaaaataatatttttatatactatTTTCTCTTGTCCATTGCAAATAAAGGATAAgctctttttattttccttttatattGTCGTAATCAAAGTGTACCACGTCATAGCTGGATCACATCCCCACACCATAGTGACCCACCACCACCTCTTCCTCCCCTCATCTCCTCCTAGCTCCTCCTTCTTATACTTGCATTGTTCTAGAACGAAGACTATTGATAGCGCTGtactattttctctttatttttcaagACAGGTACCTCTTGTATATTTTCCCTCTGAAACTCAAATTTGACTTGAAATCTTGAAGTGAAGACTCACCATTTTTGACCTTAGCCCATAGCTGACCCCTTAATCAgacaatttgattttttattgttcCCACCTAATTTATATTCCTCCAAGTCTCCAAGACGATCCATCTAAATAAATTGAGAGCTGAAGAAAGCCCAACCACCCACCTCCTTtcacaaagagagagagagagagagagagagagagaggacatGTCAATTGCATCTCCTCTGACTCCCCTATTGCCATACATAACATGCTTCATAATCTTGCTGGTCCTTGTAGAACAGATCAAGTACATAAGCAAGAAGAGGTCTATCCCAGGGCCAAGCGTGGTCCTGCCCTTCATAGGAAACGCAATCGCATTGGTCAGAAACCCAACCAAGTTCTGGGACCAACAATCCAGCCTCGCCAAGTCCACCACCGCAGGACTCTCTGTGAACTACATCATCGGCAACTTCATAGTCTTCATAAGAGACACAGAGCTCTCCCACAAGGTCTTCGCCAATGTTAGGCCCGACGCATTCAGGCTCGTGGGCCACCCATTCGGTAAAAAGCTATTCGGTGAGCACAACCTCATCTACATGACGGGCCAAGACCATAAGAATCTCCGTCGTCGAATCGCACCCAACTTCACTCCAAGGGCTCTTTCCACGTACACCGCGCTGCAGCAGATCACAATCCTCAACCATCTTAAGTCCTGGGTTCAGCTCTCACACAAAGCCCAAGCCCCCATTCCGCTCCGCGTTTTAGCCCGGGATATGAACTTAGAGACTTCTCAGACGGTCTTCGTTGGGCCCTACTTGACCCCCAAGGCCCGCCAGAGCTTCGAGAGGGATTACTATCTTTTCAACGTCGGTCTCATGAAGCTCCCCATCGACCTCCCCGGCATGGCGTTCCGAAACGCCAGGCTCGCCGTCGATCGTCTTGCCGGAACCCTAGCTACCTGCACGGCTATGagcaagaagaggatggagaacGGAGAGGAACCTTCGTGCTTAATCGATTACTGGATGCAGGACACACTACGCGAAATCGCAGAGGCGCAGCTCGCCGGAGATACTTCACCTCCGCCGTATTCCTCTGACGCCGAGATTGGTGGATACCTCTTTGACTTCCTCTTTGCGGCTCAGGACGCGTCCACGTCGTCGCTTCTGTGGGCGGTGACGCTGCTGGACTCTCATCCTGATGTGTTGGCCAGGGTGAGGGACGAGGTCGCCGGAATCTGGTCGCCTGAGTCCGACGAACTAATAACGACGGACCAGTTGAGGGAGATGAGGTACACTCAAGCGGTGGCTCGTGAGGTGGTGAGATTCCGTCCGCCGGCGACTCTGGTGCCGCACATCGCGGCGGTGGATTTCCCGTTGACTGAAAACTACGTGGTTCCGAAGGGCGCGATCGTTTTCCCGTCGGTTTACGAGTCATCGTTTCAGGGATTCCCTGAACCGGACCGATTCGACCCGGACCGGTTCTCAGAGGAGAGACAAGAGGACCAGATTTATAAAAGAAACTTTCTGGCGTTTGGTGCTGGGGCCCATCAGTGCGTGGGCCAGAGGTATGCCTTGAATCATTTGGTTCTGTTCATAGCGATGTTCGCCTCGTTGATCGATTTCAAGAGAGATAGAACGGACGGCTGCGATGATATTGCATACGTCCCCACCATCTGCCCCAAAGACGATTGCAGGGTGTTCCTGTCTAGGCGTTGCGTACGTTATCCTTCTTTCCCCGGGCACTGAATTACCGTAGTGCCCTTCTTCGCCCTTTGCATTGTTTGTTAATTGTGTCGGcctttgccttttcttttttttcaaaattttcattttattcaTTTGTCATTTATTAGTGTCAAGCATGTTCACTTGtattttgctctttttttttcccctcccccccccccccccttcatGATTTATTCATTGAGTTTTAAAATGTTACTACTGTAAAAGCTTGTGGACGTGAATGTTGTTAGAGGTCATTGGATGGTGGAACATTGGGTGTTTATTGGCAATCAAATAAAATGATTAATGAAAAGTAAGGACAGCAAACTTATTCATGTGACCCTACTTTTCGGATAACTCTGGGATTCTCTGGAATTATTTGGTTTAATTACTTTCGTCTTCTtgataattttattcaatttataatttaaatgattctaaattaaatttttataattaaaattttatattaaatgcaatttttaattagattattGCTAACCGATCGTTTTTCGTATTCAATATAAGAGaacgataatgataataatgatgatgataataatgtaTAATaagggataaaattaaaaaaatatctttatttattgTTGGATATATTAAAAATTGAGGATATATAGATAAAGTTgagatatattttaaatatttagaataaaattgaatcaaattaaattttatttataattttgattaattttaaatatattatagaCAAGAAATACACTTTATTtggtatttaaatataaaataatataaaaaataaaacataccaTCTAGGGACAGTCATAAGGTGTTGAGTGGATCCCTCAGtcctcaattttttaaaaaaaaattaataataatagttattatgtataatttaattttttttaaaaaatatttagtatttaatttaatataaataaaagtctaaaccaatttaaatattaataatttctaatatttaaaaagtaagtagtaatattaaaaaaaattgaaaacgatattaatactaatattttttaattaaataaaattgttcaaatctcataaagtaaattctttttttttttgtgatcgttttttttattcatttgatattaattttctctattttaattgCTACAACTAAGAGAtatttttaactatgaatattgtgaaaaataactcaaaaacaaaataaaagatgaattttttgttaattgtcttttaattatattgaaaaaaattgcTGAAAAATTTGACATAAATTCTATTAtagatgaattttatgatatgaaaAATTGACCATttcgttagtaaaaagtacacacatattttttatactttaaaatatattttctatcagtatatttttgtaatacattttatattatataattttttacataatatttaatattatatgtattattgACCTCATGATAACATTTTTGGATCTGTCCTGATACCATCCATTATAACATGAATTATAATATCACATGCAAAAATTGCGAACAGCATGGAATTTTTTCAGGAATTACAAGAACATAgaacaaatcaataaatcattatatatcaaaagaaaaattaaattttaagagaAAATCAAGTAAACTCCACTTGATTTTGGTGGAAATATGAAGGGCCTATCCAATTTGCagttttttagtgtaaaaaaatCCTCTATGAATACAAACCATAGAGTTATTATGTATTTGTCTAAATTTTGATATGTTagtttagagtttaattttaatacattaaattagtataaaatattttatatcatcATTCAATTATATTAGTCCTTTTGAAGGATCATTTacatgattaataaaaaatatatttatttttattaatgtgtcAATGTATAATTGAATGCACATGAAAGattattttacattaaaaatatattaaaattaaatttattattttatttatatattttttaataaaataattattaataattagtcattaaaataataaaaaatagcaacaaCAATATCAAATTTTCTCAAGAATTCCAAATATGTATTCATATCAAGAATAAtagtaaacaaaataaaatatattctttattaagaaaactaaattaattatgagtTAATGGCACTTATTTTATGTCATATAAGTTTTAATccctaagttttaaaaatttgaaaatcaaataactTTAATAATAATAGAAGCAATATTAATAATAGAATTTAACTAATATGTATTTTTGAGGTTGTCAATTAAAAGACTTCTtacttaaaatacaaaaaatttaaacttttaatatattttattatacgttcactaaaaattttaaatttttttattaataataattttaacaaatACTTTAAAAACATACTCCTTTCATTTTAAAATAAGCgttattttcattttttgattCATTCAAAAACTAATATATCTAGATAAAAAGTTAGTctaaatacattaattttttaataaactaaGAAAGTGAAagctaatattattttaaaaatttatctattttatattttaagaacacatgttaaatttataaattaaaattttttattaaaatttaaaaaatttaaatttttaatatatttatcataaaaaatttaaattttttactaataataaatatattatatgtcCTTGATACATGTGTtagttaaattgaaattttaaaaccaaGGGACTGAAGGAGGATGTCTTAAAACGTATATCCTAGAGATCCATGTTAGCAAAATCTACAAGGATGAAGGAGGGAATGGattctctccattttttttaataattaagagagtaaagtgtaatctcttatcattaattttataaatgggACTAAGAATAAACATGAGAAAGAGCAATGAAACGTTAGAAATCACACTTTAtattgtcaattttttttaacaattgagaggattCATTTCCGACGAATAATAGAATATGATGATTAGGATAGCATGGAGGATTTTGTCATTAATTTTGCAAAATCCCGTGAGTGTAGTCTCGATTAACTAACTATTCAGTATTCACAAGAAAACCAATGAAGGAGGTGCCACAGATCGGAAACTGGAAATCACAGTGGTTGGGCTATCCTATGCACTTGCATGTATGCCTTCTTTTTGTGTTTTCAAAAAGTCCAAGGGTTTAACTTCCTCGATCTTTGAACTATCTTCTTGGGTTTTTCTTTTGCCTTTTAAACACGGATTTAGTTTTGGATTAAACAGATGTATTAAGAATTtaagataaaacaagaaattttGTTTGTTATATCGGCATTTTTTCATtgaaatagcaaaataaaaaatacgaGAAGATTatcagaaatttttttattttgttattatttaatcattaatttaatttttttaatttaataatttaataatatactttattctatatttttaaatattaataactaattaataataaaaaataacaaattctaatgatcttttaataaaataaaaggaagccacttagataaagatgttaaaaatattttttttaaaaatattttttaaaaattaaaatttaacacatataatcaattaaattatattatttttattaaaattagattggacaaatcaatttagcaaaataattaataaattaaattttaaaccagtacaaattaatattttttataaaaattactacaatatctctattataaaatatagctaaaatattcttattttatatatatatatatatatatatatatatatatatatatatatattaattttaaaaactttaaattctaaccctataacgatagagaagaaaaatattagaatttagaattctcaaaattaatatatataataagagtattttaatcattttatataataggagtattgtagtcattttttataaaaaataattttaatttagattgattcaaaatttgattcactttttttcagtcaaattaatttatctgacctaattttgataaaaataacataatttaagtgattatatgtattaaattttaattattaaaaaaaatctttaaaaaaagatgttgtGTCTTTATGGGAGCATcccaaaataaaattcaaatattttaacTATTTATTTTGCCTCTAAAAGTTTgttcaatatttttttactattaaacaTATTCAATTAAGAAAGTTTAATCTGAAAAttcttaataatttatttaatcataaaacaatatttacataattattttaatggttgatttgattaacttaaatttaaaaatatgaattaaaaatataatatgtcCTTTTAATAATTATGCATCCAATAGCATTCTTTTTCCAAATTTGACAAAAGAGTATTTAAATATAAATCACATTAACATCAATTAAATTTTGATCAAAATTAATTctacaaaaatatattaacaCTAAAATCTGTTTACACTCCAAACACACATTCTTTAAAAACATTCTACATTCCTATAGGTCTCGGATGAAGGGTTTTGTAAATGAGTAATTCAGAGAAAAAGTAagtattctttaaaaattcacAGTTACTACTTGaagtttattattaataaaaattagtgTAAGAAATTTAAGATTTCAGTGGCAGTAAAtgtataaaattcttattttcttAAAGAATTGTTAAAAGAATGTCTTAAAACACTACTTTTAAGTTAAGCTAAATTatagtttttgttttattaaaaagataatattattTCATTACATTGGATTTTTTCACTATTTTATCCAgacctttatatatataaaaaatttaaaaatattatttatatattaaaatttaatttattttaatatatattttatactaataccTAATTTGAGTAATTTATCTATATACGTACATATTTAACATGGTTGAAAATATTAGAGtggtttgatttgaattttgatcTCTCTTTGTTGTGGAGAATGGAATTTGGTCCCTTCAATTTAATTATACACCATAAGAAAATTTTAACTATggtatttatcattttttatttattattatattatataaaaattaattaatgtaaaTATGACTCGCTATCGATGAatacaattatacaaaagaagatGAGACTTGTTTTCTTGACAAGATTGGAGTGCTACTAGTAGTTacagatctaaaaaattttaagagccgaaacaaaatatatataatataataataatttttataataaaattattatgtgtatataaaaattaattattaaattatttattaactattatgtttatgtgtatatacatatattttttaatttatttttaatatacattttgtattttaatatatattttatataggtAATTCTTTTTTACGAACATATAGCatgattattataattatattttgttattataaaatataattaatctttgaaatatctaatttacaaattaaaatactaaaatagtaatttaaacaataacatataatttaaaattttattttttaaatttttattttaaagaaattaaGTAATCATTTACTTAATACAATCGAAacatctctttatatatatatatatatatatatatatatatatatcactaaacaattatttaaaatttacttttcataCAATTAAAATCAACTCTTATcgatattcatagttgaaaaagttctttcaattaatgttgttgttacagaaaaaaataaagctaattttaaaagaagataaataatactcTTTCAAGTTGATTTCTAAGAAAGAACACtaatctaatttaaattgataattgattattctaatagACATTcaatataaaattcttaaattaattattatgtaccaaaagttgagtaaaaaattattgtggggtcaaatttaataatttaatgggggcaaataaatattattatcatatactactcaaaaaaatttcaaattgtagcGGGGGCGCTTGCCCCCGCACCCAATAACATAAATCCGTCCCTGGCTACTAGGGCTGACAATCTATATTCTACTCGTGGGTACTTAACTCGAATCAATCCGTTCGAGTAGGATTGTCTACTCTACCCACtacgggtagggtagggtgcggTGCGAGTTCGCttgcgggtagggtaggatacGGATTCAGAGTATACTCTACCTTACCGGAAtttctaatatattatataatatataggtAAAAGTTATATATGTAGTAAAGAAAGTAAGTGTTGAACCtataatctttttcttataaaaacttgaaataacTACTAAACTAGTTgatgataatattatttataattttatattagatttttttaagattttattatttttaatttgaacttagttttttattttctattttattaatatgtataaaatttcaaatggttgaattttatatttgcttgaaatttttttatttttctgttggtAGGATCGGGTACGATAGAGTTTAAaactttagggtgcgggtagggttagggttaagAAATTCTTAACCCGTAGGTAGGGTagggtaaaattttaaaaaagtttttaacTCGCAGGTAGGATTAGAATAgagtctaaaccctaccctacctatTGCCAACcctaagg is a window encoding:
- the LOC112782610 gene encoding cytochrome P450 710A1, with the translated sequence MSIASPLTPLLPYITCFIILLVLVEQIKYISKKRSIPGPSVVLPFIGNAIALVRNPTKFWDQQSSLAKSTTAGLSVNYIIGNFIVFIRDTELSHKVFANVRPDAFRLVGHPFGKKLFGEHNLIYMTGQDHKNLRRRIAPNFTPRALSTYTALQQITILNHLKSWVQLSHKAQAPIPLRVLARDMNLETSQTVFVGPYLTPKARQSFERDYYLFNVGLMKLPIDLPGMAFRNARLAVDRLAGTLATCTAMSKKRMENGEEPSCLIDYWMQDTLREIAEAQLAGDTSPPPYSSDAEIGGYLFDFLFAAQDASTSSLLWAVTLLDSHPDVLARVRDEVAGIWSPESDELITTDQLREMRYTQAVAREVVRFRPPATLVPHIAAVDFPLTENYVVPKGAIVFPSVYESSFQGFPEPDRFDPDRFSEERQEDQIYKRNFLAFGAGAHQCVGQRYALNHLVLFIAMFASLIDFKRDRTDGCDDIAYVPTICPKDDCRVFLSRRCVRYPSFPGH